From Streptomyces griseorubiginosus, one genomic window encodes:
- a CDS encoding ABC transporter permease produces MRRYVIKRLAQAAGVLWAAYTVSFLVLDYLPGDPVTAMASAGMDSGQVDPKQLAALRHEYGFDKPVLVQYAEYLGRAVRGDFGDSVSTGRPVTSTLADALPQTLQLTGAALLLAVLLGGGLAVVATYTSRRWLRQLLLSLPPLGVSVPTFWVGLLLVETFSFRLHWFPAFGNEGLKGLVLPAVTLAVPTGAQVAQVLAKSLLTALDQAYVETARAKGAGRWRVHVRHALRNASLPALTVVGLLVGQLIAGSVVVETVFSRDGLGRVTAAAVTVQDIPVVQGVVAFGALIFVTTNLLIDLVYPLLDPRIVVASDGRASFA; encoded by the coding sequence GTGCGCCGCTATGTGATCAAGCGGCTCGCGCAGGCGGCCGGGGTGCTGTGGGCGGCCTACACGGTCTCCTTCCTGGTCCTGGACTATCTGCCGGGCGACCCGGTGACGGCGATGGCCAGTGCCGGGATGGACTCGGGGCAGGTCGACCCGAAGCAACTGGCCGCGCTGCGGCACGAGTACGGCTTCGACAAGCCGGTGCTGGTGCAGTACGCCGAGTACCTGGGCCGGGCGGTGCGCGGGGACTTCGGCGACTCGGTGTCCACGGGCCGCCCGGTGACCTCCACGCTGGCCGACGCGCTGCCGCAGACCCTCCAGCTGACCGGCGCGGCACTGCTGCTCGCGGTGCTGCTCGGCGGGGGCCTGGCGGTGGTGGCGACGTACACCTCCCGGCGGTGGCTGAGGCAGCTCCTGCTGTCGCTGCCCCCGCTCGGGGTGTCGGTCCCGACGTTCTGGGTGGGACTGCTGCTCGTGGAGACGTTCTCGTTCCGGCTGCACTGGTTCCCGGCCTTCGGCAACGAGGGTCTGAAGGGGCTGGTGCTGCCGGCCGTGACCCTGGCGGTCCCGACCGGTGCGCAGGTCGCACAGGTGCTGGCCAAGAGCCTGCTGACCGCTCTGGACCAGGCGTACGTGGAGACCGCGCGGGCCAAGGGCGCCGGGCGGTGGCGGGTCCATGTGCGGCACGCGCTGCGCAACGCGTCCCTGCCCGCGCTGACGGTCGTCGGTCTACTGGTGGGGCAGTTGATCGCCGGTTCGGTGGTCGTCGAGACGGTGTTCTCCCGCGACGGCCTCGGCCGGGTGACCGCGGCGGCCGTCACTGTGCAGGACATCCCGGTGGTGCAGGGGGTGGTGGCGTTCGGGGCGCTGATCTTCGTGACCACGAACCTGCTCATCGACCTGGTCTACCCGCTCCTCGACCCGCGGATCGTGGTGGCCTCGGACGGAAGGGCGAGCTTCGCATGA
- a CDS encoding dipeptide ABC transporter ATP-binding protein has product MSEEPRTGEHMTTPLLEIRGLSVSYRTRGGTVPAVQGVDLDVRPGQVTAVVGESGSGKSTTAHAITRLLPGNGGIDAGTVRFGRHDLATLSEAELRTVRGARIGLVPQDPSVSLNPVKRISDQVAEVLRIHHLATRRSAPAEAIAVLDRAGLPDAAVRARQYPHELSGGMRQRALIAIAIAAQPELIIADEPTSALDVTVQRVILDHLQRLTEESGTAVLLVTHDLGVAADRSQRLVVMSQGRVVEAGPTRDVLADPQHEYTRRLLASAPSLTTARPRTPVSAPKAYTAPLVEVRHLVKEFRLPRTGDGPRTLRAVDDVSFTLHRGRTLALVGESGSGKSTTARLTLRLTDATAGKVLFDGTDVTTARGTEARLLRRRAQLVYQNPYASLDPRFSIGEVITEPLRAFKVGDRASRLDRARELLDRVALPAATLERRPAELSGGQRQRVAIARALALSPDLVVCDEPVSALDVSVQAQVLDLLAELQAETGVAYLFISHDLAVVRQIAHEVAVMRAGRIVETGPPDELFTRPRHEYTRELLAAIPGGRVHSPVAGTTTSRESV; this is encoded by the coding sequence ATGAGCGAGGAACCGAGGACCGGTGAGCACATGACCACACCCCTGCTGGAGATCCGCGGCCTGTCGGTGTCGTACCGGACCCGGGGCGGCACGGTCCCGGCCGTCCAGGGCGTCGACCTGGACGTCCGGCCGGGACAAGTGACCGCCGTCGTGGGCGAGTCGGGCTCCGGGAAGAGCACCACCGCGCACGCGATCACCCGGCTGCTGCCGGGCAACGGCGGTATCGACGCGGGCACGGTCCGCTTCGGCCGGCACGACCTGGCCACCCTGTCGGAGGCCGAACTGCGCACCGTGCGCGGGGCCAGGATCGGGCTGGTGCCGCAGGACCCGTCGGTCTCGCTCAACCCGGTCAAGCGGATCAGCGACCAGGTGGCCGAGGTGCTGCGCATCCACCACCTGGCGACCCGCCGCTCGGCCCCGGCCGAGGCGATCGCCGTCCTGGACCGGGCCGGGCTGCCGGACGCGGCCGTCCGGGCCCGGCAGTACCCGCACGAACTGTCCGGCGGCATGCGGCAACGCGCCCTGATCGCCATCGCCATCGCCGCGCAACCCGAGCTGATCATCGCCGACGAGCCGACCAGCGCGCTCGACGTCACCGTCCAGCGGGTCATCCTCGACCATCTCCAGCGCCTCACCGAGGAGTCGGGCACCGCGGTCCTGCTCGTGACCCATGACCTGGGGGTCGCCGCCGACCGTTCACAACGGCTGGTGGTCATGTCGCAGGGCAGGGTGGTGGAGGCGGGCCCGACCCGTGACGTCCTCGCCGACCCCCAGCACGAGTACACCCGCCGACTCCTGGCGAGCGCACCGAGCTTGACCACCGCCCGGCCCCGCACCCCGGTCTCCGCCCCGAAGGCCTACACGGCTCCGCTGGTCGAAGTCCGCCACCTCGTCAAGGAGTTCAGGCTCCCTCGCACCGGGGACGGCCCAAGGACCCTGCGCGCGGTGGACGACGTCAGCTTCACGCTCCACCGGGGCCGGACCCTCGCCCTGGTCGGCGAGTCCGGCTCGGGCAAGTCCACCACCGCCCGGCTGACGCTCCGCCTGACGGACGCCACGGCCGGGAAGGTCCTGTTCGACGGCACCGACGTCACCACCGCGCGGGGCACCGAGGCACGGCTGCTGCGCCGGCGCGCCCAGCTCGTCTACCAGAACCCGTACGCGTCCCTCGACCCGCGTTTCTCCATCGGCGAGGTGATCACCGAGCCGCTGCGGGCCTTCAAGGTCGGTGACCGGGCCTCCCGGCTCGACCGGGCCCGTGAGCTGCTCGACCGGGTGGCGCTGCCCGCCGCCACGCTGGAGCGCCGGCCCGCGGAGCTGTCGGGCGGGCAGCGGCAGCGCGTGGCGATCGCCCGCGCGCTCGCCCTCTCCCCCGACCTGGTGGTGTGCGACGAGCCGGTGTCCGCGCTCGACGTGTCGGTGCAGGCCCAAGTCCTGGACCTGCTGGCCGAGTTGCAGGCGGAGACGGGGGTGGCCTATCTGTTCATCTCGCACGACCTGGCCGTGGTGCGGCAGATCGCCCACGAGGTCGCCGTGATGCGGGCCGGCCGGATCGTGGAGACGGGTCCGCCGGACGAGCTGTTCACCCGCCCCCGCCACGAGTACACCCGCGAGCTGCT
- a CDS encoding ABC transporter permease, with the protein MSQTFVDDPAEAALGVARPLDPGPGHGNARRVDVRRLLRFVLRRPGLLLSAVVLVLVVLASFWPDLFTSQDPLKGVPAQNFRGPSGAHWFGTDELGRDVFSRVVHGAQLSLKATLIAVLVAFVVGGLLGVVAGFVGRWVDDVLMRFVDVLLSIPALFLSLALVTALGYGTVKVAVAVGIASVAAFARVARSEVLRVRQAVFVEASRASGARWYSVLARHVLPNAAGPVIVLATLDFGSSILAVSALSFLGYGAPPPAPEWGTLISDGRNYLANAWWLTALPGLAIAATVLATNRIARALDGEWARQR; encoded by the coding sequence ATGAGCCAGACCTTTGTCGACGACCCGGCCGAGGCCGCCCTCGGCGTCGCCCGCCCGCTCGACCCGGGACCCGGTCACGGGAACGCGCGCCGCGTCGACGTACGACGGCTGCTGCGGTTCGTGCTGCGCCGCCCCGGCCTCCTGCTCTCGGCCGTCGTCCTCGTGCTGGTGGTCCTGGCCTCGTTCTGGCCGGACCTGTTCACCTCGCAGGACCCGCTGAAGGGGGTGCCGGCACAGAACTTCCGCGGCCCGAGCGGCGCGCACTGGTTCGGCACGGACGAGCTGGGCCGGGACGTGTTCTCGCGTGTCGTGCACGGCGCCCAACTGTCCCTGAAGGCAACGCTGATCGCGGTGCTGGTCGCGTTCGTGGTCGGCGGGCTGCTGGGGGTGGTCGCCGGGTTCGTGGGCCGCTGGGTGGACGACGTGCTGATGCGCTTCGTCGACGTGCTGCTGTCCATCCCGGCGCTGTTCCTGTCGCTGGCCCTGGTCACCGCGCTGGGCTACGGCACGGTGAAGGTGGCGGTCGCGGTCGGTATCGCCAGCGTCGCCGCGTTCGCGCGGGTGGCACGCTCGGAGGTGCTGCGGGTGCGGCAGGCGGTGTTCGTGGAGGCGTCGCGCGCGAGCGGGGCCCGCTGGTACTCGGTCCTCGCCCGGCATGTGCTGCCCAACGCGGCGGGCCCGGTGATCGTCCTGGCCACCCTCGACTTCGGCTCCTCCATCCTCGCCGTGTCCGCGCTGAGCTTCCTCGGCTACGGCGCTCCCCCACCGGCCCCGGAGTGGGGCACGTTGATCTCCGACGGCCGCAACTACCTCGCCAACGCCTGGTGGTTGACCGCGCTGCCGGGACTGGCGATCGCCGCGACCGTGCTGGCCACCAACCGCATCGCCCGGGCACTGGACGGCGAATGGGCAAGGCAGCGATGA
- a CDS encoding ABC transporter substrate-binding protein — protein MTALPVFRSPRWAALTALLTTSVLLTACGSGTDDSGTGSTQPKSGGTLTFAVGSDAGCVDPQQVASNETIYSVRQIVDSLTDQDPRTGKIVPWLAKSWEVSPDARTFTFHLRPGVTFSDGSKLTAQVVKDNFDAVPKLGALATLAQGYLSGVKSTTAVDPLTVKVTFEQPNAQFLQATSTHSLGIESSASVKKTPQQKCSDGVIGSGPFVLKQYVQNQSVTLARRSGYDWGSSLWSKKGEAYLDKLVFKVVPEAGVRAGSLQSGQVDAVASVGKANEAALKGGQVALLRRANPGVVFGLSFNNSRPVLKDAKVRQAILHAVDRQQIADAVFPTGTRAATSILAHTTPDYTSLAQDLTLDAAKAKSLLDEAGWKTGPDGIRVKNGKKLSLAITWIPNAATNQPALELVQQQLKAVGIEVTLKQVQVTQLAPALQAGDFDAAWGNVTRADPDILRSSFSTRLANFYRLPATGLDTALSAQAATTDPAKRAQLVSEAQQLIVRNAYYAPVVELQTQLGVTKKVHDLNFDASSRIQLHDTWIG, from the coding sequence GTGACAGCACTTCCGGTTTTCAGATCCCCTCGTTGGGCGGCGCTGACCGCTCTTCTCACCACCAGCGTGCTGCTGACCGCCTGCGGGTCGGGCACCGACGACTCCGGCACCGGCAGCACTCAGCCGAAGTCCGGCGGCACCCTGACCTTCGCGGTGGGGTCCGACGCCGGCTGCGTGGACCCGCAGCAGGTCGCCAGCAACGAGACCATCTACTCGGTGCGCCAGATCGTCGACTCACTGACGGACCAGGACCCCAGGACCGGCAAGATCGTGCCGTGGCTGGCGAAGAGCTGGGAAGTCAGCCCCGACGCCCGGACGTTCACCTTCCATCTGCGCCCGGGAGTCACCTTCAGCGACGGGTCGAAGCTGACCGCGCAGGTGGTCAAGGACAACTTCGACGCGGTGCCGAAGCTCGGCGCCCTCGCCACCCTCGCCCAGGGCTATCTGAGCGGCGTCAAGAGCACCACCGCGGTCGACCCGCTCACCGTGAAGGTGACCTTCGAACAGCCCAACGCCCAGTTTCTCCAAGCCACTTCGACGCACTCGCTGGGCATCGAGTCGTCGGCCAGCGTGAAGAAGACCCCGCAGCAGAAGTGCAGCGACGGGGTCATCGGGTCCGGGCCGTTCGTGCTGAAGCAGTACGTGCAGAACCAGTCGGTCACCCTGGCCAGACGCAGCGGGTACGACTGGGGATCCTCCCTGTGGTCCAAGAAGGGGGAGGCGTACCTGGACAAGCTGGTCTTCAAGGTCGTGCCCGAGGCGGGTGTGCGCGCCGGCAGCCTCCAGTCCGGGCAGGTGGACGCCGTCGCCAGCGTCGGCAAGGCCAACGAGGCAGCGCTCAAGGGCGGACAGGTCGCCCTCCTGCGGCGGGCCAACCCCGGTGTGGTGTTCGGCCTGTCGTTCAACAACTCTCGTCCGGTTCTGAAGGACGCCAAGGTACGCCAGGCGATCCTGCACGCCGTCGACCGGCAACAGATCGCCGACGCCGTGTTCCCGACCGGCACCCGGGCGGCGACCAGCATCCTCGCGCACACCACGCCCGACTACACCAGCCTCGCCCAGGACCTGACGCTCGACGCCGCCAAGGCGAAGTCCCTGCTGGACGAGGCCGGTTGGAAGACCGGCCCCGACGGCATCCGGGTGAAGAACGGCAAGAAGCTCAGCCTCGCCATCACCTGGATCCCCAACGCGGCCACCAACCAGCCCGCGCTGGAACTCGTCCAGCAGCAACTCAAGGCCGTCGGCATCGAGGTGACCCTCAAGCAGGTCCAGGTCACCCAGCTGGCACCGGCGCTCCAGGCCGGTGACTTCGACGCGGCGTGGGGGAACGTCACCCGCGCGGACCCGGACATCCTGCGCAGTTCCTTCTCCACCCGGCTGGCCAACTTCTACCGCCTCCCGGCGACCGGCCTGGACACGGCACTGTCCGCACAGGCGGCGACCACGGACCCGGCCAAGCGCGCACAACTGGTCTCCGAGGCGCAGCAGTTGATCGTGCGGAACGCCTACTACGCGCCGGTCGTGGAGCTCCAGACCCAGCTCGGCGTCACGAAGAAGGTGCACGACCTGAACTTCGACGCCTCCAGCCGGATCCAGCTGCACGACACCTGGATCGGCTAG
- a CDS encoding putative leader peptide, translating to MWRTGMRHGGDHDASFALASVFSRLSRRRHIDLKRSTSCLCQA from the coding sequence ATGTGGAGGACGGGTATGCGGCACGGTGGTGACCACGATGCCTCCTTCGCCCTCGCCTCGGTGTTCTCCCGGCTCTCGCGCCGACGCCACATCGATCTGAAGCGCTCGACCAGCTGCCTCTGTCAGGCCTGA